A section of the Ovis canadensis isolate MfBH-ARS-UI-01 breed Bighorn chromosome 1, ARS-UI_OviCan_v2, whole genome shotgun sequence genome encodes:
- the LOC138443456 gene encoding caspase recruitment domain-containing protein 8-like: MYVCPWGALIDSRAVGNTCFPVEPGGWQRSLPQGGKQATERPVCARVRVRPPACTRGAAGESAFPFGSPGGLRLRLRQRARRPLPPSPLPRWLSLALVPPPAASAASGCAGQRTAREPLLQAPGRYSSAEPRARLAPPPRRLTTMSQDSGVAESSDDHQGSLEEKDFPSPNLDTSGDSKSGEDSSFESGSEAESDNEEAKPEKTNGELGESSTEEASAQVEEWEDKELPTQHYNSESNKIQAHCEHCNAENKHNELVTPRLLSRGQFLLKVDGEGTYQCTETGLIFEVNRKVDIKYCVLSWSKYSDLIEKPWAVGGPLFDVKCDPLCLTSIQFPHSLCLGHRDTNMTFKVFHVKSTGASLEYTVDHSATHVKWRVSSLSPVGPVIQSEETVFHHGAVILYKAIDHNPSLSFRVYVATNNESFIKDISKSIKHSCKKFMKIDKPPVCQKLLQNGKKYRLISEPEAEITPEEIEFVDGSLLKLKSYIEVYLEQPVEFKLLLVEMDSEEIVWKAKLRECNRRRKMSSSLPDETVYDKRMKQIDSSDGVKTKALLTDTQLFNLAEKLGKEWLKIAIANLKLNISEIDAIREKEDNVTISKFKMLKKWQEKEQNNATAQNLCNCLKNVDSVEVQDVLRGFLQET; the protein is encoded by the exons ATGTACGTGTGCCCGTGGGGAGCTTTGATCGACAGCAGAGCAGTGGGCAACACCTGCTTTCCTGTGGAGCCTGGAGGATGGCAGCGTTCT CTCCCGCAGGGAGGTAAGCAAGCCACCGAGCGGCCGGTGTGCGCACGTGTGAGAGTGCGCCCGCCGGCGTGCACGCGCGGGGCAGCCGGCGAGAGTGCGTTTCCGTTCGGGAGCCCGGGCGGCCTCCGGCTGCGGCTGCGGCAGCGCGCCCGGCGCCCCCTCCCGCCCAGTCCCCTCCCCCGGTGGCTCTCGCTCGCCCTCGTCCCTCCCCCGGCAGCGTCCGCCGCCTCCGGGTGCGCAGGGCAGCGCACGGCACGCGAACCCCTCCTGCAGGCACCCGGGCGCTACTCGAGCGCCGAGCCCCGGGCGCGCCTGGCGCCCCCTCCCAGACGCCTAACGACGATGAGCCAAGACTCAGGGGTCGCGGAGAGCAG TGATGATCACCAAGGTTCTTTAGAAGAAAAAG ATTTCCCCAGCCCCAACCTAGATACTTCAGGGGACTCTAAATCAG gtgaggaCAGCAGTTTTGAGAGCGGTTCTGAAGCTGAATCTG ataatGAGGAGGCAAAACCAGAAAAAACAA ATGGGGAACTAGGAGAGTCTTCCACCGAGGAAGCGTCTGCTCAGG TTGAAGAATGGGAGGATAAAGAATTGCCCACACAGCATTATAATTCAG AATCTAATAAGATCCAAGCTCACTGTGAACACTGTAATGCTGAAAAT AAACACAATGAACTCGTGACCCCCAGGCTTCTTTCCCGAGGACAGTTTTT GCTGAAGGTGGATGGAGAGGGAACTTACCAGTGTACGGAGACTGGTCTGATATTTGAGGTTAACAGGAAAGTTGATATCAAGTATTGCGTCTTGTCCTGGAGCAAATATTCAGACCTCATTGAGAAGCCCTGGGCCGTCGGTGGACCCTTGTTTGATGTTAAATGTGACCCGCTCTGTCTTACCTCCATTCAGTTTCCACATTCCCTCTGCTTGGGTC ACCGAGATACCAACATGACGTTCAAAGTCTTCCATGTTAAAAGTACTGGGGCCTCATTAGAATATACTGTGGACCATTCTGCAACCCACGTCAAATGGCGTGTGAGCTCTCTTTCTCCTGTGGGACCCGTTATTCAAAGCGAAGAGACGGTATTCCACCACGGGGCGGTGATTCTGTACAAAGCCATCGACCATAACCCGTCCTTGTCTTTCCGAGTGTACGTAGCAACCAATAATGAATCCTTCATCAAG GATATTTCCAAGTCTATAAAGCACTCCTGTAAGAAATTCATGAAAATCGACAAGCCTCCGGTTTGCCAGAAGTTGCTGCAGAATGGGAAGAAGTACAGGCTGATCAGTGAGCCAGAAGCTGAGATCACCCCAGAG gaaattgaaTTTGTGGATGgttcacttttaaaattgaaaagttATATTGAAGTGTATCTGGAGCAACCAGTGGAGTTTAAATTACTCTTGGTTGAAATGGATTCTGAGGAAATTGTATGGAAGGCAAAATTGAGAGAGT gtaacAGGCGACGAAAAATGAGTAGCAGCTTGCCTGATGAGACGGTCTATGATAAAAGAATGAAGCAGATTGACAGTTCAG ATGGGGTGAAGACTAAAGCCCTGTTAACAGACACTCAGTTGTTTAACCTTGCTGAGAAGCTGGGGAAGGAGTGGTTAAAGATTGCCATTGCCAACCTGAAGCTGAATATTAGCGAAATCGATGCGATCCGGGAGAAGGAAGACAATGTTACAATCAGTAAGTTTAAGATGctgaagaagtggcaagaaaagGAGCAGAATAATGCCACAGCTCAGAATTTATGTAACTGCTTAAAAAATGTTGATTCAGTTGAAGTCCAAGATGTGCTGAGAG GCTTCTTAC